The proteins below are encoded in one region of Triticum aestivum cultivar Chinese Spring chromosome 1B, IWGSC CS RefSeq v2.1, whole genome shotgun sequence:
- the LOC123114695 gene encoding uncharacterized protein: MFHAARPPKPTAVYAERCFPQFCGGRVAALPRPSPHPLPPPPPLAAGGSVVRVRGEAEVARGRREGGGDGAEREEVAVAVAVAAGGDDVAVFGGFVGDSAAGVSGLVALEERGCGGGELQRKRGSEFPARPPPKRRAVSAVRHFPPGCGRDAPPLIVGGDDDGLRVGTAPSRGARPAGSSAREEGGLPLQTAPANADVPVPEKVTASDSCAPVSDGDHRGPEAAEVKSSDGTEIGADLVVKDRGRTRPISRLLAKRRMISANRRFPPGCGRDVVVLPLASRGGDEVGLQFDALPPGGGLGAMEDGRCSNVCATAMGTTEAVSENALDATLNVQELEEGEIPPEPDHVLQELPVTHSNIMIELTADGLDEKISVNMLQRKGESVSWEVAEDLKVMNKCEGSSPKAASKPFAEDLGDTTEAVGKNASDVIVEVQELEEGEIRTEPGHVLQENPVTHNNSLHELTAGTLECVVPSMVHAEPSVRHFSTEKIPVNMLEHKGESVSWEVAEDLKVMNKCEGNSPKSACKTPPEDPLKEYLEDKKVSESCSMKSAPLDVEAGVHGDGIMRRMVAFTARKPSPEEGNSPKAASKPSPEDPLKEYLGDKKVSESCSLKRASLDVAAGVHGDGIMRRTVSFTARKTFRLPVEANHKSALVNLDRPCSMGKEKESVVTMSESFAPRKKLKIKGPAQSKYLAKEKLKHEEASHLEDDEVLNAIPVEANHKSALVNLDRPCSMGKEKESVVTMSESFAPRKKLKIKGSAQSKYLPMNTISSKEKLKHEEASHLEDDEVLNAIAVHEGKLEMYLNDPSWRHMQHGGQTADARSKVRMICRRFQFICRTLVQAVEQGSLKSRRVDLAADKLIRKLPGFTKQGPIVGKVPGVEIGDEFLYRVELAIVGLHRPYQGGIDTTKDINGMLIAISIVASGGYPDDLSSSGEIIYTGSGGKPAGKKENEDQKLVRGNLALKNCIKTKTPVRVIHGFKGPNREEGSHSKAKEVSIFTYDGLYHVVQCWQEGLAGSRVFKYRLQRISGQPELPLHVAKVLRKSVARPGLCIADISQGKEKIPICVVNNIDAARPASFKYITRIKGSSLTAKRSHQGCDCTNGCSDSASCACVLKNGGEFPFNFNGAVVHAKPLIYECGPSCRCPPSCHSRVSQHGMKIPLEVFRTTKTGWGVRSLRSISAGSFICEYVGELLHSDEANQRMNDEYLFDIGHNYDIWKGMPSVVPGLNSSGPRSVTMDDDRAFTIDAAEYGNIGRFINHSCSPNLYAQNILWDHDDKRVPHIMFFAAENISPLQELTYDYNYEIDHVRDMNGEVKVKYCHCGSPQCRDRLY, translated from the coding sequence ATGTTCCACGCCGCGCGGCCGCCGAAGCCGACGGCCGTGTACGCGGAGCGCTGCTTTCCACAGTTCTGCGGCGGAAGAGTGGCCGCGCTTCCTCGACCTTCGCCGcatccacttcctcctcctcctcctctcgccgcgGGCGGTTCCGTCGTGCGGGTGCGCGGCGAGGCGGAGGTGGCCCGTGGGCGACGCGAAGGGGGCGGTGACGGAGCGGAGCgcgaggaggtggcggtggcggttgCGGTTGCGGCGGGAGGGGATGATGTCGCGGTATTCGGCGGTTTTGTCGGGGACAGCGCGGCGGGGGTTTCTGGCCTGGTGGCTCTGGAGGAGAGGGGATGCGGAGGCGGTGAACTACAGAGGAAAAGGGGTTCGGAGTTCCCCGCGCGTCCGCCGCCCAAGCGGAGGGCCGTGTCCGCCGTGCGACACTTTCCACCTGGCTGCGGGAGGGACGCGCCGCCTCTGATcgtgggcggcgacgacgacggtttGCGGGTTGGAACTGCACCTTCCCGTGGTGCTCGTCCCGCGGGCAGCAGTGCCAGAGAGGAGGGTGGCTTGCCGCTGCAAACTGCGCCTGCCAATGCTGATGTGCCTGTGCCGGAGAAGGTGACGGCTTCTGATAGTTGCGCTCCAGTGTCAGATGGGGATCATCGTGGTCCAGAGGCCGCGGAGGTGAAATCTTCGGATGGCACAGAAATAGGTGCTGATTTGGTGGTGAAAGACAGGGGAAGGACACGGCCAATCTCGCGATTGCTAGCGAAGCGGAGGATGATATCTGCCAACCGCCGCTTCCCTCCAGGCTGCGGGAGGGACGTGGTGGTGCTTCCACTTGCTAGCAGAGGAGGTGATGAGGTCGGTTTGCAGTTTGATGCCCTGCCTCCTGGTGGTGGTTTGGGTGCAATGGAGGACGGCCGGTGTTCCAATGTGTGTGCCACTGCCATGGGCACTACAGAAGCGGTCAGCGAGAATGCTTTGGATGCAACACTAAATGTACAGGAACTGGAGGAGGGTGAGATTCCTCCGGAGCCTGATCATGTCCTCCAAGAGCTTCCAGTTACTCACAGCAATATCATGATTGAGCTTACGGCTGATGGACTTGATGAAAAGATCTCAGTGAACATGCTGCAACGCAAGGGGGAGAGTGTATCATGGGAAGTTGCTGAAGATCTCAAGGTGATGAACAAATGCGAAGGCAGTTCACCCAAGGCTGCCAGTAAACCTTTTGCTGAAGATCTTGGGGATACTACAGAAGCAGTCGGCAAGAATGCTTCGGATGTAATAGTAGAGGTACAGGAATTGGAGGAAGGTGAGATTCGTACGGAGCCTGGCCATGTCCTCCAAGAGAACCCGGTTACTCACAACAATAGCCTACATGAGCTTACAGCTGGTACCCTTGAGTGTGTTGTGCCGTCAATGGTTCATGCGGAACCTTCTGTGAGGCATTTTTCTACTGAGAAGATCCCTGTGAACATGCTGGAGCACAAGGGGGAGAGTGTATCATGGGAAGTTGCTGAAGATCTCAAGGTGATGAACAAATGCGAAGGCAATTCACCCAAGTCTGCATGTAAAACTCCTCCTGAAGATCCCCTGAAAGAATATCTTGAGGATAAGAAAGTGTCTGAAAGTTGTAGCATGAAAAGTGCACCTCTTGATGTGGAAGCAGGGGTACATGGCGACGGTATCATGAGACGTATGGTAGCATTCACAGCTAGAAAACCTTCTCCTGAAGAAGGCAATTCACCCAAGGCTGCTAGTAAACCTTCTCCTGAAGATCCTCTGAAAGAATATCTTGGGGATAAGAAAGTGTCTGAAAGTTGTAGCCTGAAAAGGGCATCTCTTGATGTGGCAGCAGGGGTACATGGCGACGGTATCATGAGACGTACGGTATCATTCACAGCTAGAAAAACATTTCGGTTACCTGTTGAAGCAAATCATAAGTCCGCACTGGTAAATCTGGATAGACCGTGTTCTATGGGCAAGGAGAAGGAGTCCGTTGTCACTATGAGCGAATCCTTTGCTCCCAGGAAGAAGTTAAAGATAAAAGGTCCAGCTCAAAGTAAATATCTTGCCAAGGAAAAATTGAAGCATGAAGAGGCTTCCCACTTGGAAGATGATGAAGTTTTGAATGCAATACCTGTTGAAGCAAATCATAAGTCCGCGCTGGTTAATCTGGATAGACCATGTTCTATGGGCAAGGAGAAGGAGTCTGTTGTCACTATGAGCGAATCCTTTGCTCCCAGGAAGAAGTTAAAGATAAAAGGTTCAGCTCAAAGTAAATATCTTCCCATGAATACCATTTCTAGCAAGGAAAAATTGAAGCATGAAGAGGCTTCCCACTTGGAAGATGATGAAGTTTTGAATGCAATAGCTGTTCATGAAGGAAAGCTTGAGATGTACCTCAATGATCCCTCATGGCGTCACATGCAACATGGTGGTCAGACCGCTGATGCTCGGAGCAAAGTCAGGATGATTTGCAGAAGGTTTCAGTTTATATGCAGGACTCTCGTTCAAGCTGTGGAACAAGGTTCGCTGAAGAGCCGTAGAGTTGATCTTGCCGCTGATAAACTAATCAGAAAATTACCAGGCTTTACCAAACAGGGGCCTATTGTAGGTAAAGTTCCTGGTGTTGAAATTGGTGATGAATTTTTATACAGAGTAGAGTTGGCCATTGTTGGTCTTCACCGCCCGTACCAAGGAGGCATTGACACCACAAAGGATATTAATGGTATGCTTATTGCCATAAGCATTGTTGCGTCTGGAGGTTACCCTGACGACTTGTCGAGCTCAGGTGAAATAATATACACTGGCTCTGGAGGAAAGCCTGCTGGCAAAAAGGAGAATGAGGATCAAAAGCTTGTGCGCGGGAACCTTGCCCTGAAGAATTGTATCAAAACAAAGACGCCTGTCCGAGTAATTCATGGTTTTAAAGGTCCAAATAGAGAGGAAGGTAGTCATTCAAAGGCCAAAGAAGTCTCAATATTTACTTATGATGGGCTCTATCATGTGGTGCAGTGCTGGCAAGAAGGTCTAGCAGGTTCAAGGGTCTTCAAATACAGGTTGCAAAGGATTTCTGGACAACCAGAGTTACCTCTGCATGTTGCTAAAGTGTTGAGAAAGTCTGTAGCGCGTCCTGGCCTGTGCATAGCAGATATATCGCAAGGGAAGGAGAAGATCCCCATATGTGTGGTCAATAATATTGATGCTGCACGTCCAGCATCATTTAAATACATTACTAGAATAAAAGGCTCATCCTTAACTGCAAAAAGAAGTCATCAGGGTTGTGACTGCACCAATGGCTGCTCAGATTCTGCTAGCTGTGCTTGTGTTTTGAAGAATGGAGGAGAATTCCCATTTAACTTCAATGGTGCAGTTGTCCATGCAAAGCCCCTCATATATGAGTGTGGTCCATCCTGTAGGTGCCCTCCTTCATGCCATAGCAGGGTCAGCCAGCATGGTATGAAAATACCACTGGAAGTATTCAGAACAACCAAGACAGGTTGGGGCGTAAGATCCCTAAGGTCCATCTCTGCTGGCAGCTTTATATGTGAGTATGTTGGCGAGCTGTTGCATAGCGACGAAGCTAACCAGAGAATGAATGACGAATACTTGTTCGACATAGGACATAACTATGATATCTGGAAAGGGATGCCATCAGTTGTTCCAGGTCTGAATTCTTCTGGCCCTCGCTCTGTGACCATGGACGATGATAGGGCCTTCACAATAGATGCAGCTGAGTATGGTAATATTGGAAGATTCATCAACCATAGCTGTTCACCAAACCTCTACGCACAGAATATTCTTTGGGACCATGACGACAAAAGAGTGCCGCATATCATGTTCTTTGCTGCTGAGAATATTTCACCACTTCAGGAGCTGACTTATGACTATAATTACGAAATAGATCATGTTCGTGACATGAATGGCGAAGTAAAAGTCAAATACTGCCATTGTGGTTCTCCACAGTGCCGCGACAGGCTTTATTAA